The following coding sequences are from one Gemmatimonadaceae bacterium window:
- a CDS encoding DUF92 domain-containing protein gives MFIDFLPRLLIGGAVAGVAARHAARRGLLTPGGEYAAFAVGLAAALGGVGWLLSLAVFFYTSVVLTRWHADEKRRRSLGMLPELRSRDAWQVLANGGVFAVGALAWAFTGNWEAGLLGFGALAAATADTWATEVGMALQGTPRSIVNGEPVEPGTSGGVSAQGLAAAVAGAFVIGLCAVASFTVPFDIPRLEAVFLGGLIGTVTDSLLGATVQSRRWCDACQAWTERRVHTCGYRSHHRRGYRWMTNDTVNLVSAVVGGIVAMGAWIP, from the coding sequence GTGTTCATCGACTTCCTTCCCCGTCTGCTGATCGGCGGTGCCGTCGCCGGCGTGGCGGCGCGGCACGCGGCACGGCGCGGGCTGCTCACCCCGGGCGGCGAGTATGCCGCGTTCGCCGTGGGACTGGCCGCCGCGCTCGGCGGCGTCGGCTGGCTCCTGTCGCTGGCGGTCTTCTTCTACACTTCCGTGGTCCTCACGCGCTGGCACGCGGACGAGAAGCGTCGCCGGTCACTGGGCATGCTCCCCGAACTCCGCTCGCGTGATGCTTGGCAGGTGCTCGCCAACGGCGGCGTATTCGCGGTCGGGGCGCTGGCGTGGGCATTCACCGGCAACTGGGAGGCGGGACTCCTGGGGTTCGGCGCACTCGCTGCGGCCACGGCCGACACGTGGGCCACGGAAGTCGGGATGGCGCTGCAGGGGACGCCGCGTTCCATCGTCAACGGGGAGCCCGTGGAGCCCGGGACGTCGGGGGGTGTCAGCGCGCAGGGCCTGGCCGCGGCCGTGGCCGGCGCTTTCGTGATCGGCCTCTGCGCCGTGGCGTCGTTCACCGTCCCCTTCGACATTCCGCGACTTGAGGCGGTCTTTCTTGGCGGCCTGATTGGAACCGTCACCGACTCGCTGCTGGGCGCCACCGTGCAATCGCGCCGGTGGTGTGACGCCTGCCAGGCCTGGACCGAGCGACGGGTCCATACCTGTGGCTATCGCAGCCACCACCGTCGGGGCTACCGTTGGATGACCAACGACACGGTCAACCTCGTCTCGGCCGTGGTGGGAGGGATCGTCGCGATGGGCGCATGGATTCCGTGA
- the acs gene encoding acetate--CoA ligase, producing MSDLDTLLTENRSFPPSEHFRHHAIVNDGSLHVEAERDYEAFWARHARELEWMVPFTETLEWAPPHAKWFHGGRLNVSVNCIDRWVRGPHRNKAAIVWEGEPGDARVLTYWDLYREVQKFANVLKSLGVERGDRVGIYLPLIPEAAIAMLACARIGAIHSVVFGGFSPESLRDRMNDAQAKVLITSDGGYRRGQVTALKRNADKALEGAPSVKDVIVVQRRPGGMGDESFAQMKEGRDHWWHRLMQNAKADCPPEAMDAEDVLFILYTSGTTGKPKGIVHTTGGYLTGVAATTKYVFDLKEDDVFWCTADVGWITGHSYLVYGPLANGTTCVMYEGAPDWPERNRFWEICEKYGVSVFYTAPTAIRAFMKWGEQHPARHDLSRLRLLGTVGEPINPEAWIWYHKVIGGLRCPIVDTWWQTETGAIVISPLPGLTSTKPGSATQPLPGYFATLLDSKANEIGVGGGLLALTRPWPSMLRTIWGDDERYVQTYFTKWPGRPDLYFPGDGAKRDEEGYYVIMGRVDDVLNVAGHRIGTMEVESALVEHPAVAEAAVVGKTHELKGQSIAAFVTLRDGFHRSPALRDELREFVAEKIGAIARPDDILFSADLPKTRSGKIMRRLLRDIAEGRTLGDTTTLADPSVVAALKDQYESEES from the coding sequence ATGTCCGATCTCGACACCCTGCTGACCGAGAACCGCTCGTTTCCTCCGTCCGAACACTTCCGGCATCACGCCATCGTGAACGACGGCTCGCTGCACGTGGAGGCGGAGCGCGACTACGAGGCGTTCTGGGCGCGGCATGCGCGCGAACTCGAATGGATGGTGCCGTTCACGGAAACGCTCGAGTGGGCGCCGCCGCATGCGAAGTGGTTCCACGGCGGCCGGCTGAACGTCTCCGTGAATTGCATCGACCGCTGGGTGCGCGGCCCGCACCGCAACAAGGCGGCGATCGTCTGGGAGGGCGAGCCGGGCGACGCCCGCGTGCTCACCTACTGGGACCTGTACCGCGAGGTCCAGAAGTTCGCGAACGTGCTCAAGTCACTCGGCGTCGAGCGCGGGGACCGCGTCGGCATCTACCTGCCGCTCATTCCGGAGGCGGCCATCGCCATGCTGGCGTGCGCGCGGATCGGCGCCATCCATAGTGTGGTCTTCGGCGGCTTCTCGCCGGAGTCGCTGCGCGACCGCATGAACGACGCGCAGGCCAAGGTGCTCATCACCTCAGACGGCGGCTACCGTCGCGGCCAGGTGACGGCCCTCAAGCGCAATGCGGACAAGGCGCTCGAGGGAGCGCCCTCCGTGAAGGACGTGATTGTGGTGCAACGCCGGCCTGGCGGCATGGGCGACGAATCGTTCGCCCAGATGAAGGAGGGACGCGACCACTGGTGGCACCGCCTGATGCAGAACGCCAAGGCCGATTGCCCGCCGGAGGCGATGGACGCCGAAGATGTGCTCTTCATCCTCTACACGTCGGGCACGACCGGAAAGCCGAAGGGGATCGTGCACACGACCGGCGGCTACCTGACGGGCGTGGCGGCGACGACGAAGTACGTCTTCGACCTCAAGGAGGACGACGTCTTCTGGTGCACGGCCGACGTGGGCTGGATCACGGGGCACTCGTACCTGGTGTACGGCCCGCTCGCCAACGGCACCACCTGCGTGATGTACGAGGGCGCGCCGGACTGGCCGGAGCGCAACCGGTTCTGGGAGATCTGCGAGAAATACGGCGTCTCGGTGTTCTACACGGCGCCGACCGCCATTCGCGCCTTCATGAAGTGGGGCGAGCAGCACCCGGCGCGGCACGACCTGTCGCGCCTGCGCCTGCTCGGCACCGTGGGCGAGCCCATCAATCCCGAGGCCTGGATCTGGTACCACAAGGTGATTGGCGGGCTGCGCTGTCCCATCGTCGACACGTGGTGGCAGACCGAGACCGGGGCCATCGTCATCTCACCGCTTCCCGGCCTGACGTCGACGAAGCCGGGCAGCGCAACGCAGCCGCTCCCCGGATACTTCGCCACGCTGCTCGACTCGAAGGCCAACGAGATTGGCGTGGGCGGCGGACTGCTGGCGCTGACCCGGCCGTGGCCCTCGATGCTCCGCACCATCTGGGGCGACGACGAGCGCTACGTGCAGACGTATTTCACCAAGTGGCCGGGGCGTCCCGACCTCTATTTCCCGGGCGATGGCGCCAAGCGCGACGAAGAGGGCTACTACGTGATCATGGGGCGCGTCGATGACGTCCTGAACGTCGCCGGCCACCGCATCGGCACCATGGAGGTGGAAAGCGCGCTCGTCGAGCATCCGGCGGTCGCGGAAGCGGCGGTGGTGGGCAAGACGCACGAACTCAAGGGGCAGTCGATTGCCGCGTTCGTCACGCTGCGCGACGGCTTCCACCGGAGCCCCGCCCTGCGCGACGAACTGCGCGAGTTCGTGGCCGAGAAGATCGGCGCCATCGCGCGCCCGGACGACATCCTCTTCAGCGCGGACCTACCGAAGACGCGGTCCGGCAAGATCATGCGCCGGCTCTTGCGCGACATCGCCGAAGGGCGCACGCTGGGAGATACCACGACGCTGGCCGACCCGAGCGTGGTGGCGGCGCTCAAGGATCAATACGAGTCGGAAGAAAGCTGA
- a CDS encoding heme o synthase has translation MTAPAAVVREPSLARDLIALTKPRIISLLLLTTLAPMYVAGTPSWRVILWTGIGGYLMAGGANAVNMYLDRDIDHVMARTRLRPIPSGRLSARAVLAFGIAIATAATWLLGHYVNVLTAALALSGFYFYVFVYTRWLKRTTPQNIVLGGAAGAFPPLVGWAAVTGRVDLASIYLFLIVFYWTPPHFWALALLKQRDYGKAGVPMAPNIWGERETIDQMLWYTVLLIGLSVLPVTFGVFGLFYLASALVLGGILLRGVWRIRALDAAGESWIPVAWKVYKYSLLYLALLFVAMAVDRHV, from the coding sequence GTGACTGCTCCGGCCGCCGTGGTGCGCGAGCCGTCGCTTGCGCGCGACCTGATTGCGCTGACCAAGCCGCGCATCATCTCGCTGCTGCTCCTCACGACGCTGGCGCCCATGTACGTCGCCGGCACGCCCTCGTGGCGCGTGATCCTGTGGACCGGCATCGGCGGCTACCTGATGGCCGGGGGCGCGAACGCGGTCAACATGTACCTGGACCGGGACATCGACCACGTGATGGCGCGCACCAGGCTGCGGCCGATTCCGAGCGGCCGGCTGTCGGCGCGCGCGGTCCTCGCCTTCGGCATCGCCATCGCAACCGCGGCCACCTGGCTCCTCGGGCATTACGTCAACGTGCTCACCGCGGCGCTCGCGCTGTCGGGATTCTACTTCTACGTCTTCGTGTACACGCGCTGGCTCAAGCGCACGACGCCGCAGAACATCGTGCTGGGCGGAGCCGCGGGCGCGTTTCCGCCGCTCGTCGGGTGGGCCGCGGTGACGGGGCGCGTGGACCTCGCGTCCATCTACCTCTTCCTGATCGTCTTCTACTGGACGCCGCCGCATTTCTGGGCGCTCGCCCTGCTCAAGCAGCGCGACTACGGCAAGGCCGGCGTGCCCATGGCGCCCAACATCTGGGGCGAGCGCGAGACCATTGACCAGATGCTCTGGTACACCGTGCTGCTGATCGGCCTCAGCGTGCTCCCGGTGACGTTCGGCGTGTTCGGCCTGTTCTACCTGGCGTCAGCGCTCGTGCTGGGCGGCATCCTGCTGCGCGGCGTCTGGCGCATCCGCGCGCTCGACGCGGCCGGGGAGAGCTGGATACCCGTGGCGTGGAAGGTCTACAAGTACTCGCTGCTGTATCTCGCGCTGCTGTTCGTGGCGATGGCGGTGGACCGGCACGTCTGA
- a CDS encoding aquaporin, whose amino-acid sequence MRDSIRHFLSEFIGTFALTFVGSAAIMQATQGGGNLVAVALAHGLVLAIFVSAFMHIGAHFNPAVTLGMLVVRRIEPFMAGLYIVAQVAGATAAAFLLKFAFPAALFAATRGGGQSVSLDITSGQAFLLEMVGTMFLVWAIFGTAVDHRAPRIGGLGVGFALAVDILAFGNLTGSSVNPARSFGPAFASGIYEAQGIYWLAPITGAIIAALVYEKFLLTEEPEPVDHGAIGSQP is encoded by the coding sequence ATGCGAGACTCCATCCGTCACTTCCTCTCCGAGTTCATCGGCACCTTCGCGCTGACCTTCGTCGGCAGCGCGGCCATCATGCAGGCGACCCAGGGCGGCGGGAATCTCGTTGCGGTGGCCCTGGCGCACGGGCTCGTGCTCGCCATCTTCGTGTCGGCGTTCATGCACATCGGGGCGCACTTCAACCCCGCGGTGACGCTCGGCATGCTCGTCGTGCGCCGCATCGAGCCGTTCATGGCCGGCCTCTACATCGTGGCGCAGGTGGCGGGGGCCACGGCCGCGGCGTTCCTGCTCAAGTTCGCGTTCCCCGCGGCGCTCTTCGCCGCGACGCGCGGCGGCGGCCAGTCGGTGTCGCTCGACATCACGTCCGGGCAGGCGTTCCTGCTCGAGATGGTCGGCACGATGTTCCTGGTGTGGGCGATCTTCGGCACGGCGGTGGATCACCGCGCGCCGCGCATTGGCGGTCTCGGCGTGGGCTTCGCGCTCGCCGTGGACATCCTGGCGTTCGGCAACCTGACGGGCTCCTCGGTGAATCCCGCCCGTTCGTTCGGTCCGGCCTTCGCGAGCGGGATTTACGAGGCGCAGGGGATCTACTGGCTGGCGCCGATCACGGGGGCGATCATCGCCGCGCTCGTGTACGAGAAGTTCCTGCTCACCGAGGAACCGGAGCCGGTGGACCACGGGGCGATTGGATCGCAGCCGTAA
- a CDS encoding flavin reductase family protein — translation MSVTDFRAALSRFASGVTVVTVRDADGVDHGMTVSAFTSLSLDPPLVLACLDRVATVLPHLLAAERFGVSILAEGQDVISARFAEQGVVRFDGVAVSRAAGGPVLIDGAVAHLVCRRVAEFPGGDHVIVVGAIESARALGERPLLYAMRQYGSFTPDSGR, via the coding sequence GTGAGCGTCACCGATTTCCGGGCGGCGCTGTCCCGCTTCGCGTCGGGCGTCACCGTGGTGACGGTGCGCGACGCGGACGGCGTCGACCACGGGATGACGGTCAGCGCGTTCACGTCCCTCTCGCTCGACCCGCCGCTCGTGCTGGCCTGCCTCGACCGGGTCGCGACCGTCTTGCCGCACCTGCTCGCCGCCGAGCGCTTTGGTGTAAGCATCCTCGCGGAGGGGCAGGACGTCATCTCGGCACGCTTCGCGGAGCAGGGCGTGGTGCGCTTCGACGGCGTGGCAGTGTCGCGCGCTGCCGGAGGGCCAGTGCTCATCGATGGCGCGGTGGCGCATCTGGTCTGCCGGCGGGTGGCCGAGTTCCCGGGGGGCGACCACGTGATCGTCGTCGGTGCGATCGAGTCGGCCCGGGCCCTTGGAGAAAGGCCGCTGCTCTACGCGATGCGTCAGTACGGGTCGTTCACGCCGGATTCTGGCCGCTGA
- a CDS encoding M24 family metallopeptidase encodes MLNQAFVAKLQAALRDAGVDGWLLYDFRGINAIASGLVGIKGFVSRRWFVWVPTQGAPVAITHVIEQNPWHDWPAAWENRQYSAWPVLEAEVARCVKGKRIVMEYSPGDAVPYVDYVPAGVLEMVRAAGATVECSGDLVTRCLAVWNDDERRTHGIAAEQLKEIAYEAFRKAGAAARAGTPISEYVLTEWIRSEFDRLGLWTDHGPNVSATENAANPHYDPSPDAPRYLKVGDIVLIDLWAKAPDGMWADQTYMASIGEPSAKAVEVWNAVRDARDAAITLLREKLATGQPVRGGEADDAARAVIVARGYGQYFTHRTGHSIDASGLHGSGAHLDNLETREERVLLSGSGFSIEPGIYIAGDIGMRTEVNAYVDGKALVVTPREPQVELFIV; translated from the coding sequence ATGCTCAATCAAGCGTTCGTCGCCAAACTCCAGGCCGCCCTGCGCGACGCAGGCGTCGACGGCTGGCTGCTCTACGACTTCCGCGGCATCAACGCAATTGCCAGCGGGCTCGTCGGCATCAAGGGCTTCGTGTCGCGCCGGTGGTTTGTCTGGGTGCCGACGCAGGGCGCGCCCGTCGCCATCACGCACGTCATCGAGCAGAACCCGTGGCACGACTGGCCGGCGGCGTGGGAGAATCGGCAGTACAGCGCCTGGCCCGTGCTCGAGGCCGAGGTTGCGCGCTGCGTGAAGGGCAAGCGCATCGTGATGGAGTACTCGCCGGGCGACGCGGTGCCGTACGTCGATTACGTGCCGGCCGGCGTGCTGGAGATGGTGCGCGCCGCCGGCGCGACCGTGGAGTGCTCCGGCGACCTGGTGACGCGCTGCCTCGCGGTCTGGAACGACGACGAGCGCCGGACGCATGGCATCGCCGCCGAGCAGCTGAAGGAGATCGCGTACGAGGCCTTCCGGAAGGCGGGTGCGGCGGCGCGAGCCGGCACGCCGATCAGCGAGTACGTGCTGACGGAATGGATCCGCAGCGAGTTTGACCGCCTGGGCCTCTGGACCGACCACGGCCCGAATGTGTCGGCCACCGAAAACGCCGCCAATCCGCACTACGATCCGTCGCCCGATGCGCCGCGCTACCTGAAGGTCGGTGACATCGTGCTCATCGACCTGTGGGCCAAGGCGCCCGATGGGATGTGGGCCGACCAGACCTATATGGCGAGCATCGGCGAGCCGAGCGCGAAGGCGGTGGAGGTCTGGAATGCCGTCCGCGATGCGCGCGATGCGGCCATCACGCTGCTGCGGGAGAAGCTCGCCACCGGCCAGCCGGTTCGCGGCGGCGAGGCCGACGATGCGGCGCGCGCCGTCATCGTCGCGCGGGGATACGGCCAGTACTTCACGCATCGCACCGGGCACAGCATCGATGCCAGCGGCCTGCACGGCTCTGGCGCGCATCTCGACAACCTCGAGACGCGCGAGGAGCGCGTGCTCCTCAGCGGCAGCGGATTCTCCATCGAGCCCGGGATCTACATCGCGGGCGACATCGGCATGCGCACGGAAGTGAACGCGTACGTGGACGGCAAGGCCCTCGTGGTGACCCCCAGGGAACCGCAGGTGGAGCTGTTCATCGTCTAG
- a CDS encoding gamma-glutamyltransferase, whose amino-acid sequence MTTLRANRSRALVLGAALVTACGLQPPQSSLPPMFAKRAESARGMVTASHADAAAAGARILREGGNAVDAAVATAFALAVVDPSQTGIGAGGGMIVWMRGSARADALEFYARTGADPDWSRTDTASMRAPINGRAAGIPGAVAGLLEAHAKWGKLPRAQVMAPAIALARDGFIVSPLLARTAEASRAKLTADSAAAALFLPGGQALRPGDRLVQAQLAQTLDAIARDGRAAFYEGPMAERTAARMRSFGSPATAADFRNYPVAVERPLCTTWMGYTLLSAPPPLGGAVPLAALNLLAATNAGPLGSPTTQGAAAVQIVNALRVAGNDATRFRGDPGYFAVPSRGLISPAFAAKRVTAVTGLDGAATPTPGDPWAEDAVAPTGACATLEGWGASKLGPDKVAEPRAPRAGGDEDAAWEGSNTTHFSVVDGDRNAVSMTFTVGVLFGSGVYVNGFFLNSGASNLDNATRGPNRYASSTINPTIILKGNDVRMVVGAAGSQYIPTSTTQVTWRHLALGEDPWTAIAAPRLQPAQGRNVEVEAGFAPEVYAALKAKGYMPLSRVGDIMFGGVHAIAVVKGKLVGVADPRRDGAAMGY is encoded by the coding sequence ATGACGACCCTTCGTGCCAACCGCTCGCGCGCGCTCGTTCTGGGCGCTGCCCTCGTCACTGCCTGCGGGCTGCAGCCGCCGCAGTCCTCCCTTCCTCCGATGTTCGCCAAGCGCGCCGAGTCGGCGCGCGGAATGGTCACGGCGTCACACGCCGATGCGGCGGCCGCTGGCGCCCGTATCCTGCGCGAGGGCGGCAACGCGGTTGATGCCGCCGTCGCCACCGCCTTCGCGCTCGCCGTCGTCGATCCGTCGCAGACGGGAATTGGCGCGGGGGGCGGGATGATCGTCTGGATGCGCGGCAGCGCGCGCGCCGATGCGCTGGAGTTCTACGCGCGCACCGGGGCCGACCCCGACTGGTCGCGCACCGACACCGCATCGATGCGCGCGCCGATCAACGGCCGCGCCGCGGGCATTCCGGGCGCGGTGGCCGGATTGCTGGAGGCGCATGCCAAGTGGGGCAAGTTGCCGCGCGCGCAGGTGATGGCGCCGGCCATCGCGCTCGCGCGCGACGGGTTCATCGTCTCGCCGCTCCTGGCGCGCACGGCCGAAGCGTCGCGGGCCAAGCTGACGGCCGACAGCGCCGCGGCGGCGCTCTTCCTTCCGGGTGGGCAGGCGCTCCGCCCGGGTGACCGGCTGGTGCAGGCTCAGCTGGCGCAGACGCTCGACGCGATCGCGCGCGACGGGCGCGCCGCATTCTACGAAGGCCCGATGGCCGAACGGACCGCGGCCAGAATGCGGTCCTTCGGAAGTCCGGCCACGGCGGCGGACTTCAGGAACTACCCGGTGGCCGTCGAACGGCCGCTCTGCACGACGTGGATGGGCTACACGCTGCTGTCGGCCCCGCCGCCGCTTGGCGGCGCGGTGCCGCTCGCGGCGCTCAATCTCCTCGCCGCCACCAACGCCGGGCCGCTTGGCTCGCCCACCACGCAGGGCGCGGCCGCGGTGCAGATCGTCAACGCGCTCCGCGTCGCCGGAAACGACGCCACGCGATTCCGCGGCGATCCGGGGTACTTTGCCGTGCCGTCGCGCGGGCTGATCAGCCCCGCCTTCGCCGCGAAGCGCGTGACGGCCGTGACCGGGCTCGACGGAGCCGCGACGCCGACGCCGGGCGATCCGTGGGCCGAGGACGCCGTGGCGCCCACCGGCGCCTGTGCCACCCTCGAGGGTTGGGGCGCGAGCAAGCTCGGTCCCGACAAGGTGGCGGAGCCGCGGGCCCCTCGCGCCGGCGGTGACGAGGACGCCGCGTGGGAAGGCTCGAACACGACGCACTTCAGCGTGGTCGACGGCGACCGCAATGCGGTCTCGATGACCTTCACGGTCGGGGTGCTCTTCGGCTCCGGCGTGTACGTCAACGGCTTCTTCCTGAACTCCGGCGCGTCCAACCTCGACAATGCGACGCGCGGCCCCAACCGGTACGCGAGTTCCACGATCAACCCCACCATCATCCTGAAGGGGAACGACGTGCGGATGGTCGTCGGTGCGGCGGGGTCGCAATACATCCCGACGTCCACGACGCAGGTGACGTGGCGGCATCTCGCCCTTGGCGAGGACCCGTGGACGGCGATCGCCGCGCCGCGCCTCCAGCCGGCGCAGGGACGGAACGTCGAGGTCGAGGCCGGCTTCGCCCCCGAGGTCTACGCCGCCCTGAAGGCCAAGGGCTACATGCCGCTGTCGCGCGTCGGCGACATCATGTTCGGCGGCGTGCACGCGATCGCCGTGGTGAAGGGCAAGCTGGTTGGCGTGGCGGACCCGCGGCGGGATGGCGCGGCGATGGGGTACTGA
- a CDS encoding amino acid permease gives MALKRELGLFSAALVVVGGIIGSGIFFTPAATAAALPSAGWVIFVWTLGGVVALAGALTYAELGAMLPEAGGAYVYIREAFGPLPAFLSAWMNAGLISSGAIAAVSMGFAGYLGRFIPLHAVGGPIGVAAITIIVVTATNILGIKPGVAVQNVLTIAKIAALAGLVVGGLVLVLGLGGSAAPAAASVAPPAPSLPRGFASAFVAVLFTIGGWQQMNMIAGEIRDPARNIPRALAIGIGIVIAVYLGVTGAYLGALGRDGLAASVAPAADTAARIGGAAAATAITVAAMLSILGFVNVALLTNARVVFALGSDVPALNAAGRVHARFGSPWVALVMLGGWSTALLLATRGSIGTLLGGVVFADWIFFALGAASVFRLRALRPDAVRPYRALGYPWLPAFFVAAGVVGIVSAYVSELKMSLFGTGLLAVGAVVWMLARRND, from the coding sequence ATGGCCCTGAAACGCGAACTCGGACTCTTTTCCGCCGCGCTTGTCGTGGTCGGCGGTATCATCGGCTCCGGTATCTTCTTCACGCCGGCCGCCACCGCCGCCGCCCTCCCGTCCGCCGGATGGGTGATCTTCGTCTGGACGCTCGGCGGCGTCGTGGCGCTCGCTGGCGCGCTCACTTACGCGGAACTCGGCGCGATGCTCCCCGAGGCCGGCGGCGCATACGTCTACATTCGCGAAGCGTTCGGCCCGCTCCCCGCCTTCCTGTCGGCCTGGATGAATGCCGGCCTGATTTCGAGCGGGGCCATCGCCGCGGTGTCGATGGGCTTTGCCGGATACCTCGGGCGCTTCATTCCGCTCCACGCCGTGGGCGGGCCCATCGGCGTCGCCGCGATCACCATCATCGTGGTCACCGCGACCAATATCCTGGGGATCAAGCCGGGGGTCGCCGTGCAGAACGTGCTCACGATCGCCAAGATCGCGGCGCTCGCCGGCCTCGTCGTCGGTGGCCTCGTGCTGGTTCTCGGACTGGGTGGCAGCGCGGCGCCGGCCGCGGCCAGTGTAGCTCCGCCGGCCCCGTCGCTCCCCCGCGGCTTCGCCTCCGCGTTCGTCGCCGTCCTCTTCACCATCGGCGGCTGGCAGCAGATGAACATGATCGCCGGCGAGATCCGAGACCCGGCGCGCAATATCCCCCGCGCGCTGGCCATCGGCATTGGCATCGTGATCGCCGTCTACCTGGGCGTCACCGGCGCCTACCTCGGCGCCCTCGGCCGCGACGGCCTGGCGGCGAGTGTCGCGCCGGCGGCCGATACGGCGGCGCGCATCGGCGGGGCCGCGGCGGCGACTGCCATCACGGTTGCGGCGATGCTGTCCATTCTCGGCTTCGTCAACGTCGCGCTGCTCACGAATGCGCGCGTCGTCTTTGCCCTCGGCAGCGATGTGCCCGCGCTCAATGCGGCCGGCCGCGTGCACGCGCGCTTCGGTTCACCCTGGGTGGCGCTCGTGATGCTGGGCGGATGGTCGACGGCGTTGCTGCTCGCCACCCGCGGCAGCATCGGCACGCTGCTGGGCGGCGTCGTCTTCGCCGACTGGATCTTCTTCGCGCTCGGCGCCGCGTCGGTCTTCCGGCTGCGGGCGCTGCGTCCCGACGCCGTGCGCCCCTATCGCGCCCTGGGCTATCCCTGGCTGCCGGCGTTCTTCGTGGCCGCCGGCGTGGTCGGCATCGTCAGCGCCTACGTCAGCGAGTTGAAGATGTCGCTGTTCGGGACGGGACTGCTGGCGGTGGGCGCGGTGGTGTGGATGCTCGCGAGGAGAAACGATTGA
- a CDS encoding STAS domain-containing protein, with translation MYPLNEPDRVVLHAPERLVSEHRLDFRRDALERLSKAAASGAKRLTIDLRDTREVDASGLGVLVLLQKRARESFLATCLTHTPPTVRHLLHLTQLEGLFEFEE, from the coding sequence ATGTACCCGCTGAATGAACCTGATCGCGTCGTTCTCCATGCGCCCGAGCGCCTCGTGTCGGAACACCGACTCGACTTCCGCCGGGATGCGCTCGAGCGGCTCTCGAAGGCCGCCGCGAGCGGAGCGAAGCGGCTGACCATCGACCTGCGCGACACGCGGGAGGTGGACGCCAGCGGACTCGGCGTGCTGGTGCTGCTGCAGAAGCGCGCCCGCGAAAGCTTCCTGGCCACCTGCCTCACGCACACGCCGCCCACCGTGCGGCATCTCCTGCACCTGACGCAGCTCGAGGGACTGTTCGAGTTCGAGGAGTGA
- a CDS encoding inorganic diphosphatase: MLHPWHDLPTGSHPPETVTAVIEIPRGSRNKYELDKESGLFKLDRVLYSAVHYPGDYGLIPRTLHEDGDPLDVLVRINEPTFVGCLIDVRPIGVLRLRDRGEPDDKILAVPVNSPHHEEHFDIADMPQHYLLEIEHFFHIYKDLEGKRCEIVGWGKSDQAMQVINESMVRYEAKRESWFRTAD, encoded by the coding sequence ATGCTCCACCCCTGGCACGACCTCCCCACCGGCAGTCATCCGCCGGAGACGGTGACCGCGGTCATCGAGATCCCGCGCGGCAGCCGCAACAAGTACGAACTCGACAAGGAGTCGGGGCTCTTCAAGCTCGACCGCGTGCTCTACAGCGCCGTGCACTATCCGGGCGACTACGGCCTCATCCCGCGCACGCTCCACGAGGACGGCGACCCGCTCGACGTGCTCGTTCGCATCAACGAACCGACTTTCGTCGGCTGCCTCATCGACGTGCGACCCATCGGTGTCCTCCGCCTGCGCGACCGCGGCGAGCCCGATGACAAGATCCTGGCGGTGCCGGTCAACTCACCGCATCACGAGGAGCACTTCGACATTGCCGACATGCCGCAGCATTACCTGCTGGAGATCGAGCACTTCTTCCACATCTACAAGGATCTCGAGGGCAAGCGCTGCGAGATCGTCGGGTGGGGGAAGAGCGACCAGGCGATGCAGGTGATCAACGAGTCGATGGTGCGGTACGAGGCGAAACGGGAGAGCTGGTTTCGAACCGCTGATTGA